The Streptomyces sp. NBC_00344 genome includes a window with the following:
- a CDS encoding MarR family winged helix-turn-helix transcriptional regulator produces the protein MPPRSGASDADGLLAEQLFRLTRRLFRIHKQHLVPVGITPAQSRLLRTVSHCAEPPRMADLAERLEVVPRAVTSLVDALEESDSVRRVPDPTNRRVVRIELTDNGRATLRALRDARRVAAEEILAPLSADQREVLGELLATLMDGAPRRCADG, from the coding sequence ATGCCCCCCCGTTCCGGAGCGTCCGACGCCGACGGCCTGCTCGCCGAGCAGCTCTTCCGGCTGACCCGGCGGCTCTTCCGTATCCACAAGCAGCATCTGGTACCGGTCGGCATCACCCCCGCCCAGTCCCGTCTGCTGCGCACCGTGTCCCACTGCGCGGAGCCGCCCCGGATGGCCGACCTCGCCGAGCGCCTGGAAGTGGTGCCGCGCGCCGTGACCAGCCTGGTGGACGCCCTCGAGGAGAGCGACAGCGTCCGCAGGGTCCCTGATCCGACCAACCGCCGGGTGGTACGGATCGAGCTCACCGACAACGGCCGGGCCACTCTCAGGGCGCTTCGCGACGCACGCCGAGTGGCCGCCGAGGAGATCCTGGCCCCGCTCTCCGCCGACCAGCGCGAGGTGCTCGGCGAACTGCTGGCCACCCTGATGGACGGCGCGCCGCGGCGGTGCGCAGACGGCTGA
- a CDS encoding ABC transporter ATP-binding protein produces the protein MNPERISWTPPPREAGQPPAELRRIVRLFHPYRARLAVVGLLVGASSLVSVASPFLLRAILDTAIPQGRTGLLSLLALGMIATAVVNSVFGVLQTLISTTVGQRVMHDLRTAVYRQLQRMPLAFFTKTRTGEVQSRIANDIGGMQATVTSTATSLVSNLTAVVATIVAMLALDWRLTVVSLLLLPVFVWISRRVGRERKKITTQRQKQMAAMAATVTESLSVSGILLGRTMGRADSLTRSFAEESEQLVDLEVRSSMAGRWRMSTIGIVMAAMPAVIYWAAGLSLRAGGPAVSIGTLVAFVSLQQSLFRPAVSLLSTGVQMQTSLALFQRIFEYLDLPVDITEPGQPVPLPKVRGEVRFEGVEFAYDEKAGRTLRGIDVTVPAGGSLAVVGPTGSGKSTLSCLVPRLYDVTGGRVTLDGVDVRDLDFATLASAVGVVSQETYLFHASVAENLRFARPEATDAELEQATRAAQIHDHIASLPDGYDTLVGERGYRFSGGEKQRLAIARTILRDPPVLILDEATSALDTRTEHAVQQAIDGLSAGRTTITIAHRLSTVRDADQIVVLDAGEVAERGTHEELLALDGRYAALVRRDGELTPTA, from the coding sequence ATGAACCCCGAACGCATCAGCTGGACACCCCCGCCCCGTGAAGCCGGTCAGCCGCCCGCCGAGCTGCGGCGCATCGTCCGGCTCTTCCACCCCTACCGCGCCCGCCTGGCAGTCGTCGGGCTGCTCGTCGGCGCATCGTCGCTGGTCTCGGTCGCCTCACCCTTCCTGTTGCGGGCGATCCTCGACACCGCCATTCCGCAGGGGCGCACCGGCCTGCTGAGTCTGCTCGCCCTGGGCATGATCGCCACCGCGGTCGTCAACAGTGTCTTCGGTGTCCTGCAGACTCTCATCTCGACCACGGTCGGCCAGCGCGTCATGCATGACCTGCGCACGGCCGTCTACCGCCAGCTCCAGCGGATGCCGCTGGCGTTCTTCACCAAGACACGCACCGGTGAGGTCCAGTCCCGGATCGCGAACGACATCGGCGGTATGCAGGCGACGGTCACCTCCACCGCGACGTCCCTGGTCTCCAACCTCACCGCGGTGGTCGCCACGATCGTCGCGATGCTCGCCCTCGACTGGCGGCTCACCGTCGTCTCGCTGCTGCTGCTCCCGGTCTTCGTCTGGATCAGCCGCAGGGTCGGCCGCGAACGCAAGAAGATCACGACACAGCGTCAGAAGCAGATGGCGGCGATGGCGGCCACCGTCACCGAATCACTGTCCGTCAGCGGCATCCTGCTCGGCCGCACCATGGGCCGCGCCGACTCGCTCACCCGGAGCTTCGCCGAGGAGTCCGAACAGCTGGTCGATCTCGAAGTCCGCTCCAGCATGGCCGGACGCTGGCGCATGTCGACCATCGGGATCGTCATGGCGGCCATGCCGGCCGTCATCTACTGGGCGGCGGGTCTGTCCCTCCGAGCGGGCGGTCCCGCCGTCTCGATCGGCACCCTCGTCGCGTTCGTCTCGCTCCAGCAGAGCCTCTTCAGACCGGCGGTCAGTCTGCTGTCGACCGGTGTGCAGATGCAGACGTCGCTGGCCCTGTTCCAGCGGATCTTCGAGTACCTGGACCTTCCGGTGGACATCACCGAGCCCGGGCAGCCGGTGCCTCTCCCGAAGGTCCGCGGTGAAGTGCGCTTCGAGGGAGTCGAGTTCGCCTACGACGAGAAGGCCGGCCGCACCCTCCGGGGCATCGACGTCACGGTGCCAGCCGGCGGCAGCCTGGCGGTCGTCGGCCCCACCGGCTCGGGCAAGTCCACACTCAGCTGTCTGGTGCCCCGGCTCTACGACGTGACGGGCGGCCGGGTCACCCTCGACGGGGTCGATGTGCGCGACCTCGACTTCGCCACGCTGGCGAGCGCCGTGGGGGTCGTATCGCAGGAGACCTACCTCTTCCACGCATCGGTCGCCGAAAATCTTCGCTTCGCCAGGCCGGAGGCCACGGACGCGGAGCTGGAACAGGCCACGAGGGCGGCACAGATCCATGACCACATCGCCTCGCTGCCCGACGGATACGACACCCTGGTCGGTGAGCGCGGTTACCGCTTCTCCGGCGGTGAGAAGCAGCGGCTGGCCATCGCACGTACGATCCTGCGCGACCCGCCGGTCCTGATTCTGGACGAGGCGACGAGTGCCCTGGACACCCGTACCGAACACGCGGTCCAGCAGGCCATCGACGGCCTTTCTGCCGGCCGGACCACCATCACGATCGCGCACCGGCTCTCCACGGTCAGGGATGCCGATCAGATCGTCGTGCTGGACGCCGGAGAGGTCGCGGAGCGGGGCACACACGAGGAGCTGCTCGCCCTGGACGGACGGTACGCCGCGCTCGTGCGCCGTGACGGTGAGCTGACACCGACCGCGTGA
- a CDS encoding NAD(P)-binding domain-containing protein, with protein MNDFGQREVDVVVIGAGQAGLSGAYHLRRAGLVPDQDFVVLDHAPRPGGAWQFRWPSLTYGKVHGMHSLPGRELTGTDGTRPSSEVISEYFAAYEEAFGLRVRRPVGVTEVRDGGDRRLLVTTTDGVLSTRALINATGTWDRPFWPRYPGQETFAGRQLHTADYPGPEAFAGRHVVVVGGGASGTQHLLEIAEVAAGTTWVTRRPPVFRDEPFNEEWGRAAVAAVEERVSRGLPPQSVVSVTGLPVNDAIRAARANGTLDRLPMFDRITPGGVAWDDGRTAAADIILWATGFRAAIDHLSPLRLRETGGGIRMDGTRAVRDERVHLVGYGPSASTIGANRAGRSAVRDIEQLLARTPVTV; from the coding sequence GTGAACGATTTCGGGCAGCGGGAAGTGGACGTGGTGGTCATCGGCGCCGGGCAGGCGGGACTGTCGGGTGCCTACCATCTGCGGCGAGCAGGGCTGGTGCCCGACCAGGACTTCGTCGTGCTCGACCACGCACCGCGGCCGGGCGGCGCCTGGCAGTTCCGCTGGCCGTCGCTGACCTACGGCAAGGTCCACGGGATGCACTCGCTGCCGGGCCGTGAGCTCACCGGTACCGACGGCACCCGTCCGTCGTCGGAGGTGATCTCCGAGTATTTCGCGGCCTACGAGGAGGCCTTCGGCTTGCGGGTGCGCCGGCCGGTCGGGGTGACCGAGGTGCGTGACGGGGGTGACCGGCGACTGCTGGTGACGACCACGGACGGGGTGCTGTCCACCCGCGCGCTGATCAATGCGACCGGCACCTGGGACCGGCCGTTCTGGCCCCGCTATCCGGGGCAGGAGACCTTCGCCGGGCGGCAGTTGCACACCGCGGACTATCCAGGTCCTGAGGCGTTCGCCGGACGGCACGTCGTGGTGGTGGGCGGCGGGGCTTCGGGCACCCAGCACCTGCTGGAGATCGCCGAAGTGGCCGCCGGTACGACGTGGGTGACGCGACGCCCCCCGGTGTTCAGGGACGAGCCGTTCAACGAGGAGTGGGGGCGGGCCGCTGTCGCCGCGGTGGAGGAGCGGGTGAGCCGGGGGCTGCCTCCGCAGAGCGTGGTCTCGGTGACGGGGCTCCCGGTGAACGATGCGATCCGGGCCGCCCGGGCGAACGGCACCCTCGACCGGCTGCCGATGTTCGACCGGATCACACCGGGCGGAGTGGCGTGGGACGACGGGCGCACCGCAGCGGCGGACATCATTCTCTGGGCGACCGGTTTCCGAGCGGCCATCGACCACCTCTCACCGCTCAGGCTCCGCGAAACGGGCGGCGGCATCCGGATGGACGGCACCCGTGCCGTGCGGGACGAGCGGGTCCACCTGGTCGGTTACGGCCCATCGGCCTCGACCATCGGCGCCAACCGGGCGGGACGGAGCGCAGTCCGCGACATCGAGCAGCTGCTCGCACGCACCCCGGTGACCGTCTGA
- a CDS encoding YjbQ family protein: MGRMPDDSFTTRILHIETGSAESVRDLTGDCEQFLREAAAGGDGLLNIFVPHATAGIAIIETGAGSDEDLLAALHGLLPADDRWQHRHGSPGHGRDHVLPAFVAPHATLPVIGGRLELGTWQSVCLVDTNIDNANRQVRLSFLG, encoded by the coding sequence ATGGGACGCATGCCCGATGACAGCTTCACCACCCGCATCCTTCACATCGAGACCGGCTCCGCCGAAAGCGTGAGGGACCTGACCGGCGACTGCGAACAGTTTCTCCGGGAGGCGGCAGCAGGCGGCGACGGGCTGCTCAATATCTTCGTCCCGCACGCCACAGCCGGTATCGCCATCATCGAGACCGGCGCCGGCAGCGACGAAGATCTGCTGGCCGCACTCCACGGGCTGCTGCCCGCCGACGACCGCTGGCAGCACCGGCACGGCAGCCCCGGGCACGGCAGGGACCACGTCCTGCCCGCCTTCGTGGCGCCGCACGCCACGCTGCCGGTGATCGGCGGCAGGCTCGAACTGGGTACCTGGCAGTCGGTGTGCCTGGTGGACACCAACATCGACAACGCCAACCGTCAGGTGCGGTTGAGCTTCCTGGGGTGA
- a CDS encoding PIG-L family deacetylase, whose product MKDGTLTLMAVHAHPDDEATGTGGVLARYAAEGIRTVLVTCTDGSCGDGPGGVKPGHPGHDPAAVAAMRRRELEASCDVLKVSDLETLDYADSGMMGWPSNDAPGAFWQTPVKEGAARLAELMRRYRPDVVVTYDENGFYGHPDHIQANRITMAALEMTTLTPKVYWTTAPRSMMQRFGEVLREFGEDFPEPDPAEAEAMAEIGLPDEEITTWVDTATFGGQKFDALAAHASQGENIFFLKMGQERFTDLMGVETFVRVQDTTGAAVPENDLFAGLR is encoded by the coding sequence ATGAAGGACGGGACCTTGACGCTCATGGCGGTCCACGCCCACCCCGACGATGAGGCAACGGGAACGGGAGGCGTCCTCGCGCGGTACGCGGCGGAGGGCATCCGCACAGTCCTTGTGACGTGTACGGACGGCAGCTGCGGCGACGGCCCGGGGGGCGTCAAACCAGGCCATCCCGGGCACGACCCGGCAGCCGTCGCCGCGATGCGGCGTCGAGAACTCGAGGCGAGCTGCGACGTCCTGAAGGTCAGCGATCTGGAGACGCTGGACTACGCCGACTCCGGGATGATGGGCTGGCCGAGCAACGACGCCCCCGGGGCGTTCTGGCAGACCCCGGTGAAGGAAGGCGCTGCACGGCTCGCGGAACTCATGCGGCGCTACCGACCCGATGTGGTCGTGACATACGACGAGAACGGCTTCTACGGCCACCCCGACCACATCCAGGCCAACCGCATCACCATGGCAGCGCTGGAGATGACCACGCTGACGCCGAAGGTGTACTGGACCACGGCGCCCCGCTCGATGATGCAGCGGTTCGGGGAGGTCCTGCGCGAGTTCGGGGAGGACTTCCCGGAGCCGGATCCTGCCGAGGCCGAAGCGATGGCCGAGATCGGACTCCCCGATGAGGAGATCACCACCTGGGTGGACACCGCCACGTTCGGCGGCCAGAAGTTCGATGCGCTGGCCGCACACGCCAGCCAGGGCGAGAACATCTTCTTCCTCAAGATGGGCCAGGAGAGGTTCACCGACTTGATGGGCGTCGAGACCTTCGTGCGGGTCCAGGACACCACCGGCGCGGCCGTACCCGAGAACGATCTCTTCGCCGGCCTGCGCTGA
- a CDS encoding aminopeptidase C, whose protein sequence is MDRSLTSAQLDVFDKEFASRPANRLMQNAVTQTPVDDIALDRRIVTAADHSVSHHLDAWKVTNQKKSGRCWMFAGLNLLRAGAARKLGVKDFEFSQNYVLWWDKFERANHFLESIVETSGRDVDDRTVAHLLGDPISDGGQWNMFVALVAKHGLVPKSAMPETDSSSATGPMNRALKSLLRRGARDLRRMASEGVEAQRVHKGEVLAAVHRVLSIHLGTPPQRFLWQWRDKDQEFHRDGWMTPTEFAASYVQIPLDEYVCLVHDPRESSPAGRTFTVEYLGNVVEAPPVVYLNVEMDLLKRLSMDSLVGGEAVWFGCDVGRMMRADVGLWDAALYDYEAVYDASFEMDKAARLVHHETQMTHAMLFTGVDVVDGAPRRWRVENSWGDEKADKGFWTMNDSWFGEHVFEVAVRRSALPPELAAVLGEPPIVLPAWDPMGALAR, encoded by the coding sequence ATGGACCGCAGTCTCACCTCCGCGCAACTCGACGTATTCGACAAGGAGTTCGCCTCCCGGCCGGCGAACCGGCTGATGCAGAACGCCGTGACCCAGACGCCCGTGGACGACATCGCCCTGGACCGGCGGATCGTGACCGCTGCCGACCACTCGGTCTCCCATCACCTGGACGCCTGGAAGGTCACCAACCAGAAGAAGAGCGGCCGCTGTTGGATGTTCGCCGGACTGAACCTGCTGCGCGCCGGTGCCGCACGGAAGCTCGGTGTCAAGGATTTCGAGTTCTCGCAGAACTATGTGCTCTGGTGGGACAAGTTCGAGCGGGCGAACCACTTCCTGGAGAGCATCGTCGAGACCTCCGGCCGTGACGTCGACGACCGGACGGTGGCGCACCTGCTCGGGGACCCCATCAGCGACGGCGGCCAGTGGAACATGTTCGTGGCGCTGGTCGCCAAACACGGCCTCGTGCCGAAGTCGGCGATGCCGGAGACGGACAGCTCGTCGGCGACGGGGCCGATGAACCGCGCCCTGAAGAGTCTGCTTCGCCGGGGCGCCCGCGACCTGCGCCGCATGGCGTCCGAGGGCGTCGAGGCACAGCGCGTGCACAAGGGGGAGGTGCTGGCCGCCGTTCACCGGGTGCTCAGCATTCACCTCGGCACCCCGCCGCAGCGGTTCCTGTGGCAGTGGCGTGACAAGGACCAGGAGTTCCACCGCGACGGCTGGATGACGCCTACCGAGTTCGCCGCCTCGTACGTGCAGATACCCCTCGACGAGTACGTGTGTCTCGTCCACGACCCGAGGGAGTCGAGTCCGGCCGGCCGGACCTTCACCGTCGAGTATTTGGGCAATGTCGTCGAGGCTCCGCCGGTGGTCTACCTCAATGTGGAGATGGACCTGCTCAAGCGTCTCAGCATGGACTCCCTCGTGGGCGGCGAGGCCGTCTGGTTCGGCTGCGACGTCGGCCGGATGATGCGTGCGGACGTCGGGCTCTGGGACGCCGCCCTCTACGACTACGAGGCGGTGTACGACGCGTCGTTCGAGATGGACAAGGCGGCCCGGCTCGTCCACCACGAGACCCAGATGACGCACGCCATGCTGTTCACCGGCGTGGACGTGGTGGACGGCGCTCCGCGCCGCTGGCGGGTCGAGAACAGCTGGGGTGACGAGAAGGCCGACAAGGGCTTCTGGACGATGAACGACTCGTGGTTCGGCGAGCATGTCTTCGAGGTCGCGGTGCGGCGTTCGGCGCTGCCGCCGGAGCTGGCAGCCGTCCTCGGCGAGCCGCCGATCGTCCTGCCGGCCTGGGACCCCATGGGTGCGCTCGCACGGTGA
- a CDS encoding family 43 glycosylhydrolase, whose amino-acid sequence MTRSENGTHLGRRSMLAGIAGSMGVAALPTATATATAQALPAHAQPHPTAHPTTHYPSNWSEPESYGLADARRDLWPREDNSFVLPLELRSRDKESGRVWMRDTYVNCFVVDGRPLYVATGTTRVPGLAVAGPWNDGIFVWTARSLHGPWQLADTTGIRPGAEHGKVWSPEFVGENRPGRTVVAPWQEYWYDDQFGKRGEAWAPELHYFRGTWYIVACMGDHSQKVGSFLLVSEGGVAGPYRLAEGNLEKPFGDSFIGGPSFIKPGAYHHIDGGLFSEGADAWLVLHNNLYAKFRDDMEDIVPTTGLPAFQQTPYTPEPYLEGAYVFKHGGKYYLVHAAWDRTSIDAYGSPRYAYEAAGTGRTQYQYDAVVAVADHFEGPYSARWTAGVGAGHNNFFTDRDGALWATFFRNPASGYWADPSRTGDAAVAGVVRLEWTGPKGNRLYVRRQSQRRRTQ is encoded by the coding sequence ATGACGAGATCCGAGAACGGAACGCACCTCGGCCGCCGGTCCATGCTGGCCGGCATAGCCGGATCCATGGGAGTGGCCGCCCTGCCCACGGCCACTGCCACTGCCACTGCCCAGGCGCTGCCCGCGCACGCGCAGCCGCACCCGACGGCTCACCCGACCACGCACTACCCGTCGAACTGGTCCGAGCCCGAGTCTTACGGACTCGCGGACGCCCGCCGGGACTTGTGGCCGCGCGAGGACAACTCCTTCGTCCTCCCCCTCGAACTCCGTTCCCGGGACAAGGAGTCGGGCCGCGTCTGGATGCGCGACACCTACGTCAACTGCTTCGTCGTCGACGGCCGCCCGCTCTACGTCGCCACCGGCACCACCCGCGTGCCCGGCCTCGCAGTGGCCGGCCCCTGGAACGACGGCATCTTCGTGTGGACGGCACGGTCTCTGCACGGCCCTTGGCAACTGGCCGACACCACCGGCATCCGGCCAGGCGCCGAGCACGGAAAGGTGTGGTCACCCGAGTTCGTCGGGGAGAACCGCCCCGGCCGCACGGTCGTCGCCCCGTGGCAGGAGTACTGGTACGACGACCAGTTCGGCAAGCGCGGCGAGGCGTGGGCCCCCGAACTGCACTACTTCCGCGGCACGTGGTACATCGTCGCGTGCATGGGCGACCACTCCCAGAAGGTCGGCTCGTTCCTGCTGGTGAGCGAGGGCGGGGTCGCGGGCCCGTACCGCCTCGCCGAGGGAAACCTCGAAAAGCCCTTCGGTGACTCGTTCATCGGCGGACCCTCGTTCATCAAGCCCGGCGCGTACCACCACATCGACGGCGGCCTCTTCTCGGAGGGAGCCGACGCGTGGCTGGTGCTGCACAACAACCTCTACGCCAAGTTCCGCGACGACATGGAGGACATCGTCCCGACGACCGGCCTGCCGGCGTTCCAGCAGACGCCGTACACGCCGGAGCCGTACCTCGAGGGGGCGTACGTCTTCAAGCACGGCGGCAAGTACTACCTGGTGCACGCCGCGTGGGACCGTACTTCGATCGATGCCTACGGCAGCCCGCGCTACGCCTACGAAGCGGCGGGCACTGGCCGGACGCAGTACCAGTACGACGCGGTCGTCGCCGTCGCGGACCATTTCGAAGGGCCGTACTCCGCGCGCTGGACCGCGGGCGTGGGCGCCGGGCACAACAACTTCTTCACGGACCGCGACGGAGCCCTGTGGGCGACCTTCTTCCGCAACCCGGCCTCCGGTTACTGGGCCGACCCGTCCCGCACAGGTGACGCCGCGGTGGCCGGCGTCGTACGCCTGGAGTGGACTGGCCCGAAGGGCAACCGTCTGTACGTGCGGCGCCAGAGCCAGAGACGACGGACGCAGTGA
- a CDS encoding sulfatase-like hydrolase/transferase, with translation MTDQHRVDTLGAYGNPHTHTPNLDRLADEGTRFDSFYTPTAICTPARASLLTGAAPFRHRLLANYERNVGYLEDLSDGQFTFSEQLRSEGYNLGLLGKWHGGVRRTAADYGFEGPDLVGWHNPVDHPDYLAYLAENSLPPYRITDPVRGTTPNGSPGNLLAARLHQPVEATFEYYLATRTIEMLHRFAAQEDHGDGAPFFLATHFFGPHLPYILPDAYYDMYDPGLVELPASVSETFAAKPTVQQNYSKLWAFDTMELEESRKLIAVYWGYVTLVDEQIGRILGAMRELGLDDRTAVFFTADHGEFTGAHRLHDKGPAMYEDIYRIPGLLKVPGAPQGQVREEFVSLTDCTATILDLAGSETEPAVDSRSLLPLVRGEHPQWDEHHLAEFHGHHFPYPQRMLRTRTHKLVINPESCNELYDLDADPDELHNRYGHPELLGVRTALTRRLYDLLRERGDNFYHWMTPMYDVETDYDTTLSAFESDGPEAPSEAGRP, from the coding sequence ATGACCGACCAGCACCGGGTGGACACCCTGGGCGCGTACGGCAATCCGCACACGCACACCCCGAACCTCGACCGGCTCGCGGACGAGGGAACCAGGTTCGACAGCTTCTACACCCCTACCGCGATCTGCACCCCGGCGCGCGCCAGCCTGCTCACCGGGGCGGCTCCGTTCCGGCACAGGCTGCTTGCCAACTACGAGCGCAACGTCGGCTATCTCGAGGACCTCTCCGACGGCCAGTTCACCTTCTCCGAGCAACTGCGCTCCGAGGGCTACAACCTGGGCCTGCTCGGCAAGTGGCACGGCGGGGTACGGCGCACCGCCGCCGACTACGGCTTCGAGGGCCCCGACCTGGTCGGCTGGCACAACCCCGTGGACCACCCCGACTACCTCGCCTACCTGGCGGAGAACAGCCTGCCCCCGTACCGCATCACGGATCCGGTGCGGGGCACCACGCCCAACGGCAGCCCAGGGAACCTGCTTGCCGCCCGCCTCCACCAGCCGGTCGAAGCCACCTTCGAGTACTACCTCGCCACGCGCACCATCGAGATGCTCCATCGCTTCGCCGCGCAGGAGGACCACGGTGACGGGGCGCCGTTCTTCCTGGCCACCCACTTCTTCGGTCCGCACCTGCCGTACATCCTCCCGGACGCGTACTACGACATGTACGACCCCGGGCTGGTCGAACTGCCCGCCTCCGTGAGCGAGACCTTCGCGGCGAAACCGACCGTCCAGCAGAACTACAGCAAGCTATGGGCCTTCGACACCATGGAGCTGGAGGAGTCGCGGAAGCTGATCGCCGTCTACTGGGGCTACGTCACGCTCGTCGACGAGCAGATCGGCCGCATCCTCGGCGCCATGCGTGAACTGGGGCTCGATGACCGGACGGCGGTCTTCTTCACCGCCGATCACGGCGAGTTCACCGGTGCCCACCGGCTGCACGACAAGGGGCCGGCGATGTACGAGGACATCTACCGCATCCCTGGGCTGCTGAAGGTCCCGGGCGCCCCGCAGGGCCAGGTGCGTGAGGAGTTCGTCTCCCTCACCGACTGCACCGCCACCATCCTCGATCTGGCGGGCAGCGAGACGGAGCCGGCCGTGGACAGCCGCAGCCTGCTGCCCCTCGTACGCGGTGAGCACCCGCAGTGGGACGAGCACCATCTCGCCGAGTTCCATGGTCACCACTTCCCGTACCCGCAGCGGATGCTGCGCACCAGAACCCACAAGCTGGTGATCAACCCCGAGTCCTGCAACGAGCTGTACGACCTCGATGCCGATCCCGACGAGCTGCACAACCGCTACGGCCACCCGGAACTGCTCGGCGTACGCACGGCACTGACCCGGCGGCTGTACGACCTGCTCCGCGAGCGTGGCGACAACTTCTACCACTGGATGACGCCGATGTACGACGTGGAGACGGACTACGACACCACACTCTCCGCCTTCGAGTCCGACGGGCCCGAAGCGCCCTCCGAGGCCGGACGACCATGA
- a CDS encoding ROK family transcriptional regulator: protein MLSCMHEHDGPLTRLRRSHEQAVLELLRRHGPLSRGELGDRSGLSRTTLHDIVAGLVGNGSVVPGTPHVEVRKRGRPVEKLSLNPAAGEAVGIDFARRAVHVAAVNFAHEVIGSASEAHAADLSWPERIDIAGRLLASSATVQLDALSAIGVGVVGPITDPGGENARAQGIEGLPDLLRKQFGVPVLLDNNTRLAALAEAVWGAAADSSDVLYLRLSHGVGGGLVVGGALHRGRNGLSGEFGHITVDPAGRPCDCGGTGCLETRASLDAVLHRYRETGGRADGLAGFLDAADAGEPTALKVLERVGNDVGGVLAAVCHAVGPGVIVIGGELAEAGPALLEPVERALRQHLMPMARPHVDVRRATLGDAGSALGGIALVLHESPLLSHYPQPVPEENA from the coding sequence ATGCTGTCCTGCATGCATGAACACGACGGTCCGCTGACGCGCCTCCGCCGCAGCCATGAGCAAGCGGTTCTTGAACTGCTCCGCAGGCACGGCCCGCTGAGCCGCGGCGAGTTGGGCGACCGCAGCGGGCTGTCCCGCACCACGCTCCACGACATCGTCGCCGGGCTGGTGGGCAATGGCTCCGTGGTCCCCGGCACACCGCATGTCGAGGTACGCAAGCGCGGCCGGCCGGTGGAGAAGCTCAGCCTCAACCCTGCCGCCGGCGAGGCGGTCGGCATCGACTTCGCGCGCCGCGCCGTGCATGTCGCAGCCGTCAACTTCGCCCATGAGGTGATCGGTTCGGCGAGCGAGGCACATGCCGCGGACCTGTCCTGGCCCGAGCGGATCGACATCGCCGGACGTCTTCTCGCCTCGTCGGCCACCGTCCAACTCGACGCGCTCAGCGCGATCGGCGTCGGTGTGGTCGGACCGATCACCGACCCCGGCGGCGAGAACGCCCGTGCGCAGGGCATCGAGGGCCTGCCGGACCTGCTGCGCAAGCAGTTCGGTGTGCCGGTACTCCTGGACAACAACACCCGGCTCGCCGCGCTCGCCGAGGCGGTGTGGGGTGCGGCGGCGGACAGCAGCGACGTGCTCTACCTGCGGCTGTCGCACGGCGTCGGTGGCGGCCTGGTCGTGGGCGGCGCGCTGCACCGCGGCCGCAACGGCCTGTCCGGCGAGTTCGGGCACATCACCGTGGACCCGGCCGGCAGGCCGTGCGACTGCGGCGGGACCGGCTGTCTGGAGACCCGTGCCTCGCTCGACGCGGTGTTGCACCGCTACCGCGAAACCGGCGGCAGGGCCGATGGCCTCGCCGGATTCCTCGACGCGGCCGACGCCGGCGAACCGACCGCCCTGAAGGTGCTGGAGCGCGTCGGCAACGACGTCGGCGGGGTGCTTGCCGCGGTCTGTCATGCCGTCGGCCCGGGCGTCATCGTCATCGGCGGTGAGCTGGCGGAAGCCGGCCCGGCGCTGCTCGAGCCGGTCGAACGGGCCCTGCGGCAGCACCTGATGCCGATGGCCCGCCCACACGTGGACGTACGGCGCGCGACGCTCGGCGATGCCGGAAGCGCGCTGGGCGGCATCGCCCTCGTTCTCCATGAATCCCCTCTGCTCTCCCACTACCCGCAGCCCGTCCCCGAGGAGAACGCGTGA